A DNA window from Zingiber officinale cultivar Zhangliang chromosome 3A, Zo_v1.1, whole genome shotgun sequence contains the following coding sequences:
- the LOC122051094 gene encoding isocitrate lyase-like — protein MAPSFSAPSLIMEEERRFEAEVAEVEAWWSTERFKLTRRPYSARDVVSLRGTLRQSYASGALAEKLWRTLKSHQARGSASCTFGALDPVQVTMMAKYLDSIYVSGWQCSSTHTSTNEPGPDLADYPYDTVPNKVAHLFLAQQFHDRKQREARMSLPRAARASTPYVDYLRPIIADGDTGFGGVTTTVKLCKLFVERGAAGVHIEDQSSVTKKCGHMAGKVLVSVSEHIDRLVAARLQFDVMGVATVLIARTDAVAANLIQTNVDSRDHPFILGCTNPNLRGRSLAGVLAEATAAGKSGPELEAIENEWLSAAKLRTFSECVMEGIQSLSIGEGEKQRRLGEWAKKHDDSNFERRRKMAETQLGLEGLFWDWDLPRTREGFYRFQGSVEAAVVRGRAFSPHADMIWVETSRPDVAECAALAEGVKAAHPEMMLAYNLSPSFNWDASGMTDEAVGEFIPTIARLGFCWQFITLAGFHADALVADTFAKDFARRGMLAYLERIQREERKKKVETLEHQKWSGANYYDRVLKTVQGGISSTAAMAKGVTEEQFQEQAVPQSKM, from the exons ATGGCTCCATCCTTTTCAGCTCCTTCTTTG ATAATGGAGGAAGAGAGGCGGTTCGAGGCGGAAGTGGCGGAGGTGGAGGCGTGGTGGAGCACCGAGCGGTTCAAGCTCACCCGCCGCCCCTACTCCGCCCGCGACGTCGTCTCCCTCCGCGGCACCCTCCGGCAGAGCTACGCCTCCGGCGCGCTGGCCGAGAAGTTATGGCGCACCTTGAAGTCGCACCAGGCCCGCGGCAGCGCCTCCTGCACCTTCGGCGCCCTTGACCCGGTGCAGGTCACCATGATGGCCAAGTACCTCGATTCAATCTACGTCTCCGGCTGGCAGTGCTCCTCCACCCACACCTCCACCAACGAGCCTGGCCCCGACCTCGCCGACTACCCCTACGACACCGTGCCCAACAAGGTCGCCCACCTCTTCCTCGCCCAGCAGTTCCACGACCGCAAGCAGCGCGAGGCCCGCATGAGCTTGCCCCGCGCCGCCCGGGCCAGCACGCCCTACGTCGACTACCTGCGGCCGATCATCGCAGACGGCGACACCGGATTCGGCGGCGTCACGACCACGGTCAAGCTCTGCAAGCTCTTCGTGGAGCGCGGCGCCGCCGGCGTGCACATCGAGGACCAGTCGTCCGTCACCAAGAAGTGCGGCCACATGGCCGGCAAGGTCCTCGTCTCCGTCTCCGAGCACATCGACCGCCTCGTCGCCGCGCGGCTTCAGTTCGACGTCATGGGCGTGGCGACGGTCCTGATCGCGAGGACCGACGCCGTCGCCGCCAACTTGATCCAAACCAACGTCGACTCTCGAGACCACCCGTTCATCCTCGGCTGCACCAATCCCAACCTGCGGGGCCGGAGCTTGGCCGGCGTTTTGGCGGAGGCAACGGCGGCCGGCAAGAGCGGCCCGGAGCTAGAAGCCATCGAGAACGAGTGGCTCTCGGCGGCGAAATTGAGGACTTTTTCAGAGTGCGTCATGGAAGGCATCCAGAGCCTGAGCATCGGCGAAGGAGAGAAGCAGCGGAGGCTCGGCGAATGGGCGAAGAAGCACGACGACTCCAATTTCGAGAGGAGGAGAAAAATGGCGGAGACCCAACTGGGACTCGAGGGCTTGTTCTGGGACTGGGACCTGCCCAGGACCAGAGAGGGCTTCTACCGTTTCCAAGGCTCGGTGGAGGCAGCGGTCGTCCGGGGGCGCGCCTTCTCGCCGCACGCCGACATGATATGGGTGGAGACGTCGCGGCCTGACGTGGCGGAGTGCGCGGCGTTGGCGGAGGGGGTGAAGGCGGCGCACCCGGAGATGATGCTGGCCTACAACCTCTCGCCCTCCTTCAACTGGGACGCCTCCGGGATGACAGACGAGGCCGTGGGAGAGTTCATCCCGACCATCGCGCGCCTCGGCTTCTGCTGGCAGTTCATAACGCTCGCCGGGTTCCACGCCGACGCGCTGGTGGCGGACACCTTCGCGAAGGATTTCGCCAGGAGGGGGATGCTGGCGTACCTGGAGAGGATCCagagggaggagaggaagaagaaggtggagACGTTGGAGCACCAGAAGTGGTCGGGGGCCAATTATTACGACAGGGTGCTGAAGACGGTTCAAGGAGGGATCAGCTCTACGGCGGCCATGGCCAAAG GAGTCACAGAGGAGCAGTTCCAGGAGCAAGCAGTGCCACAGTCCaaaatgtga